Within Ovis aries strain OAR_USU_Benz2616 breed Rambouillet chromosome 11, ARS-UI_Ramb_v3.0, whole genome shotgun sequence, the genomic segment GTGATATATGTACTCATATTTGCAGAAATGTAGGAAAAAACAAGGATACataccaaatatatatatgtatatattatatattgtattaaCTATAATTCCCTCCCACTACTGtgataaagaataattttttccttagggttttctttgtatctttaaaCATTGatcatgcatttttttaaataagaggaaaaggttattaaattaaaaaataaagcagaacaaACAGTATTTTGCGCTCTGAGAGTTCTTCCCCTTGTTTTGCGGGGTTTTTGTTTAGCAGTAAATAGAGACCATGGTGCTCTTTTTTGGAGCACCCATTTAAACAGAGAGGAGGAAAAACCTGTTAAGAGAAACCAAACAAGCTTTGAATTatcaaaaaatcagaaaataataagtgtcagcaaggatgtagagaaactggaacccttgtgcactactggtgagaatgtaaaatggtacagccactgtagaaaacagtacggcagttcctcaaaagattaaaactagaattaccatacaatccagcgaTTTCACTTTTGggtacataaaccaaggaatcaAAAGTAGGGTCTCAAACATCTCTTTGTACACctacattcatagcagcattgctCACAAGAGCAAAAatgtagaaacaacccaagtgtccatcaacagatgaagaaataagcaaaatgtggttagcatatacatacaatagcagccttaaaaaagaataaaattttgcaatatgctacaacatggaagaaccttgtggacattattctaagtgaaacaagccagtcgcaaaaagacaaatactgtgtgattccactaaTATGACatatttagaatattaaaaaaaaaaaaacaaaaacaaccaaggaagtagaatggtggttaccaggagcTAGGCAATAGCCAGGAAAATAGGAGGTTACTGTTTAATGGGTTTAGAGTTTCCGTTTTAAAAGGTGAAAAGGATATGGAGGTGCATGGTGATGATGGTTGTACACAATGTGAATGAATATTAAACATAATACTGCTgacctgtacacttaaaaatggttaagatggtagaTTTTGTTAGGTGtattttactgaaattaaaaaatatatatacaaaaaaaatgtatatgtgctTAACTTATGACCTATATAAGCTACAGCTATGGTTTCAATTGTGTATATTATGAAACATATAGAAGCaccagaaacttttaaaatacgtggaaataaatacaaatggaagttctaatattttctttccaatGAACTGCCTCAGGCACCCCTCGGGAAGTCCAAATCCTAAAATCTGACAGGCACAGAAAGGTAATGCCTCCTTCTCAAGCCCAGGCCCCACTGTGCACAGAGCAGCGTGCAGCAGCCCAATCCTGACATTAAAATctgtcttctcttcctccctcccttctcttgcatttcaggaGTCTTTAACCCTGCTCCAGgttctcaaaaaaaattttttttatttatttatctggctgtgctaaAGTCTTCACTGTAATATACAAGAtgtaattccccaaccaggaatccaAACCaagcaccctgcattgggagcatagtcttaacctctggaccaccagggaagcgctacCCTCAAGAATATTTAATCCTAACAGACTCAGCTACCATGAATCCTCAGGAGGCAGCAAATGCCTGCCAAATTCAGAGAGCGATCGAAATGGAAACGAATGGAAATGCTACTGGAAATGCTCCAGAGCCATGGAGATCCTTGAGAAGCTACCTGGTGAACTGGCAAAGCGGGAGCTAGAATGAGGTTTACCAAACAAGTCTTTTGGGTACCTGGAGATTCCAAAGTTTTAGAAACACTGCTTGAGCAAACACTTGTGGAGACAGTGAACTGAAAGGATACAGTCAGATCTACAATGAGGCTGGCTGCCAGCCAGCAGCTGCAGAGAGGCTTACCTTCAGGATCTCAGGTTCTTTGATATCCAGAGACCTTGGGTTCCAGTGTTGTAGATGTTTGTGTAATCTGTGATGTTTATGAGCACTTGGTGGTGTAAAAAACCAAATCAGGCAGACTGCAGTCATGAATCCAAGGCCAATGCCCAGAAGGAGTCCGCTCAGGTAATGCGGGAGAGGGAGGATGAGGTACGCATAGACGCACAGGACAAAGCAGCCCAGCGTCTTGATGGGTAATTCCAGCTGCTGCGCGGCCGAGTCCACCTCGTGGTCACTCTCCAGAGCTGGGCCATCGTCTGCCAGCCCCTCTGGCTTGAGAGGACCTTCTGGGAGCTTCTCAGCTTTATTCTCCCCCTCCGGTTCCAGGTCAAAATCCTCGGTGTACAGTTCGCAAAACTCTTCGTCTTCTTTGCTCGCTAAGGCAGACAGAGAGCATTTCTCAAGAACCAGGGAGCCGGTCTTCGGGCCTCCCTCCTTCAGCCCGCTCCCCTGGGAGCTCCTCAGTTCCGCCTCTCTGGCAGGCTCCTCGGAGGACTGTGGGTGGTCGCTCCTGGGGACGCCGGGGTCGCTCCCCACGCCCTCCCCCTCGGAGTCACACTCCTCCTCCTTGATGCTGTAGTTGTTATTACTTTCCAAGTGACCGTTCAGGCTGGACAGATTGGAGAGCTCGGAAGCACTTGAAGATAAGGCTTTGGGCCTGTGGCTGCCACTTTCTTCCCCTATAATTTTACTGAAAAGCTGAAAAGGGTCATAGATGACTTCCGAGAGGCGTCGCTTAGTGTCTTCGATCTTGGCCTCCATTTCGGGCACTTTAAAAAAGGAGCGCGTGTCGGAAGGCGACGTCAGAGGGGAAGAGGGTGCAGTTTTGGAATCCCCACCTGTGTTCCGCGGCTGCGTGAACTGCTTGAACAGGTGTAAATTCAGCTTGGAGTCGGGGGGCCTGTAGGACACGGCGTCGGACTCCTGCCGGGACGTGTCGGTGGACAGAGACTTGACTAACGTCTTCATCAAGTGCCTGTGCCGGGGCGGGTGGGGGGACTCTTTTGGCTCCACCTCGGTCGACAGGGACTTCACGAGGCTCAGGAAGGGTTTGGCGCTGGAAAGCGTGGAGGACGAGGCGCTGGATGAGAGGATGGGCGACCGGGAAGGCGAGGACAGCGGGGAGGAAGAACTGGTTTTCTGTTCGGACAGGGAGGACACGCTGGGAGAACTAGCTAAGGGCCCCGACGAGGACGAGCCCGGGGACAGAGCCAGTGGCACTGTACCGAATACTTGTGCGGCCGGAGCAGGGGGCTCCAGCAGCTTTACGGTGTTCTCAGAGACGGGCACCACGGCGGGGGACACGGACAGGCCATCCGCCAGGATGAGCTGGGCGCCGGCGGGGTCATGGCCACCCCCGGGTTCCAGGTAGAGGTCCTCCTTGGCTTCGAGCCCCGTTACAACGCTCTGGTcgtccagcccctcctccaggagctcccggaactcctcctcctcttcctcctcctcctccccagacaCCGAGAAGTGGATGGCGATAGTGTCTCGGGACACGGACCTCTGCACGTGCACTCTGGGGGCTGATGGTTTTGGCATGTCAAGGGTTTTCTCGGCATGGCGACCATTCAGACTTGTCATTGCCGGCTTCACAAGGGCTCAGGCTCTGTGAAAACAGCGAGAAAAACCAGAAGTCAGAAAGTGTTTTCTCCACAGGAGACGCTGTCCTGTGTGGACCAGAGCGCTGCTACGGCTCACTTCTAATTGGTGATTATGCTTTTACCTGGCAGATGGCCACCCTTTCTCATTTGAGCAGGTTTAATGGTTTAATTTTCATCAGATAAATTCCAGCGAGGCATTCTCTTTTATAAGCAAACTACCCACCCGTGTTATAAATGCCATACAACCTGTCTTCCTTCACAACATCTAAGTAATTGTTTCCTCCCTGTTAACTGGCCCATTTCTATCAGTAATTCTATACTGCAAGGCTTGAAAGACCTGCATGACAGTTGTTACCAGCATTAGTTCAGAACTCCCACAGGATAAAATGCAGCATCCTGGCGATTTTGAGGATCTCGGAACAAAAACTTCACCAGTGGCTTTCCAGCTATAGAAAGCGAATCCTGGAGGGTTATGGCTTTCACTGCAATTTTCACAGCAATCCTAACAATTATTTGGCTTGCGTCTCCCACCAATGCTCATATAGGCTGCCACTGCAAATAAGTAGCAGAGTAACCAAGGGTGGCAAGGGACATCTGAAAACTCACTGCTGTGACCGGCTGGCTTATTTCCCAAATGGTAGGTATCCTAAGGCCAGAGTATTTAGGCAGCCATGAAGACATGGCCATTTCTAAGACTTCAAGATAAAGCAAAGTTATATTTTCAGCTGAATCCAAGGGCAGGAAAATGAAGTCTCAATGCTGAAACCTACCACCAACTGAGAACTCTGCTAAGAGCTGGGGTGAGAGACACAGAGGCGACATTGCTTAGTCGCTGTAGAGATAAGAGACACCCAAAAAGCTGGGCAGCAAAGCAAAAGAAGCCAAGCCTACCTGTGACACCCGGTGCATGACACCGTCCCCCACTCCCCATTCACTTAAGGCCCATTTATAGGAAACCAGGCATCATGACAGGTCCTACCAGAAGGAAATGAACGCCACCATCTGGAAAGCATGACTATCAGAGTAGCTACCATGCACTTGAGGAGTGACCTGCAGGCCTTCTGAGGAGGGTGAGCAGCATGGGAGGCAGGACACCTGCCTGCTCCTTTAAACTGGCGGCAGGCCGTGGCAGGACAGGCCTGATTAGAAAGAAGGGACGAAAGCATGAAGATGAGCATGGGCATGGTGTGTCCTCACACAGGGGTCTATTCTCCACGTCCAGGGCGGAGGGTGGGTGTTGGGGGTGAGGGCCGGCATGAGCGCGGCATCACGGAAGAGAGGAAAGGGCAGCCTTGGGGCCAGGAAACAAGGCTTCTGACACTTGATCCTTCTCCAGCTGACTTGGTGGGACCTTGAACAAGCCAAGACCTCTCTGGGTCTCGGAAtcttcatctgtcaaatgagCGACCAATGACTTTGAGACTTTCCAAATCTCAAACTCTTATGTTTATGTTTACAGGTGATAGTACACAACCCAATCTGATACTTACCCTGGTAATCTGCCATAGAATCAACATTATGCTGCCTGCTCCTTTAATTTGAAGCACTCCTATATTTAAGTCTTCTACCAAACACTCAGGTTCAAAATGCTAGTAACTAAGActataaaacaagagaaaaagtaAACCTGTGTTTGTTTGGAGGTGATGGGGGAGAAAAATcaggctggggaggagagggagggcaggAAAAACTATTTCCTAGAAACAGGAAATAATCCAGTGATGACAAGAACTACAGTTCAAGAGCCCAGTCACAACAAAGATACATGTCAAACTACCGATTGAGAAATTACTTTCATAAAAACTTTTTCAACAGAGTTTTGTCCAAGCTCCTTCATGATCCTCAGGCTCTCCTGTCTCCttggagccaagaaaaaagaatgatttctATTGATCAGACAAAACAGTCAAATCCAGGAGCTGGCAGTAAGCTAGAAAGACACAGCCGCGGGTCCAGGACAATCCTTCCCTGTTATCTCAAAGCCAACATGTCTGTTGgcttaggaagaagaaaaataccaagtacaaaacacatttttcattttaacgGTCACCTActtttataggggcttccctgatagctcagttggtaaagaatccgccagcagtgcaggagaccccagtccgattcctaggtcaggaagatcctctggagaagcgataggctacccactccagtatccttgggcttcctttgtggctcagctggtaaagaatccgcccacaatgcgggagacctgggtttgacccctgggttgggaagatcccctggagaagggaaaggctacccactccagtattctggcctggagaactccatggacttgcagtccatggggtggcaaagacatgactgagccactttcacttttacaagggtaattttaaaataagattatagaggtaatttaaaaagaaagtttggtTTTTGATAATTCTCAGTAGGCTGAAAAATAAGCTATTTCAATAGCTTTAATAACATAAAGGATGATCTGCAAGGCTCTGCTACTCTAAGGCTGGTAGTGAAAGTGACAGTGGGCACAGGTGCAAATAGAGAGCATGACTGGGGGCTGAGCAGGGTAAGGGAGTCATCTGGGGAGCAAGAGTGGAGAGGCTCTTCTGGAGCTGAGGTAGGATGGTTTGGGCCACCCTACGGGCCCAGTGAGGCCCAGTCCAGAAGGGCCAACAATAGTGCTTCCAGAAGCTTGTGGTCTCAGCAACCAGACAGGGCCATTAGGGGCCCATCTGCCCAACCCTCCAACACATAGTTGGGCCTCCTGACTTGACAGGAACCTTAGCTGATCTCTGACTAGACTGTCTTAAAAACTTGTTGGGCTGCACCCTGCAGGCCTACAATGCTGTACTTGCTCAGCTTCAAGACCGAAGAAGAAACAGCCCAGACTCAGTGACGGAAACATCAACGGTTTACTGGATGGGGGAGTTTACATGTCTGAAGCAAGGTTCTGGAGCAATATCCACCATGTGCAATGGGTGGTGAGCAAGACATGGCAGCAGTCTTTGCTgccaaagggaaggggagattgCTAGTTATAGGTGGAACTGGCATCAGGTTTGCTCATTGGTAACCAGGGGAACTAGCAGTGGGGCATGCCCCTTAAGGCCCATTTTGATAAGAACAGTCACTAGCTGGGGCCTGGGCAAATATGCAGGTGGGTCAGTCCTGAGAGTAGGTGTATGTGAAGCAGGCACTGGTAGAGCAggggatgtacagagagcaagagaacagccatcttgagtggcctgtGTCAGCCAAATGGGCCTGAGCTGGGCCTCCTCAAGAGCTAGGTGCTAGTGTGGCTCACCACTGCTAACGTCTTTCTCTAAGGCTCAAGCAGTGGCTTCAGAGGTTTGGAATAAACTCTCCCAAATTAGGTTTTACTAAAACAAGCCACATGAGGCTAAAGCAGCactacaactttttaaaaataagaaaatcttaCAGCCCTTTTTGCTCATCTGCAAATGAGGGGGCTAGGTCAGATAAACAAAGATTGCTTCAAGGACCCAAACTGCTGGATAGCTCTGTGTCCTGGAACCAGAGGCCATGGATTGGGTTCTACACAAACCTGGTCACCACGTGGCTGCTCCCTCTTCCTCCTAGGGAGTCCTCcaagccctgcccccacccctccatcctTCATCGGTGAGCAGCTGGAGCCAGTAAAACTGACCCTCCTACAGCCAAGGTCAAGGGGAAAACCACCTGACTGCTGTCCGGAACTTGACGTGACTGCGCCAAGGACACAGCACTGAACGAGGAGTGGGTGGGGAGCTGGTCAGACTTGGGCTTTTGACACTCATGTCCTGATTCACCACCACAGCGATCTGCCTCCTCAAGCATGTCATGCACGCTTGTTATTCCTGCTTGTCCTGGCCTTGGTATGGCCCTCCATGCACCAGCATGAACTGCGCTCTCAGGAGCTGAGAGCATGGTTCTCAACAGCTAGCATGTGACCAGCAGGATTGGGAAATAAGAATTCGTTATCCATCTGATAATCTAGCATCGTAAAAAAGTAGCCTCCTGCCCTCTACTATCTCAACTCAACCATAACCGGACTCAAAATAAATAAACGAGGGCAACCTTTTCTCAAGCTCTCAGGAACTGAAATGTCAATAAAGGTCATTTCTCTCTCACCAGGTCTCCTTTTTCCAAAGCCACCAGCACAAGACCTTGGGTTTTAACACTGATTTTGAGTCTTGTGAGGGGAGGGCCTAAAGCTTACACTGTCAATTAGGATGATTTCTTGCCAGAGGTATGCTTAAACAGAAGTCTGATTTGGTCATGAGCAAAGTATGCTAAATATGAACCCCATCCAGCCCCAGAATGGATGGGGGTGCAAGAGCTAGGTGATGTTGATAAACACCAGAGGCCAGAGGTCTGGTGACTGGGAAAACAGGTTCTATTTTTCAGGTCCACCATTCTGCTAAAAACAACTAACAGtgaaatcaataatttttttaaaaaaactgaaaagcacTGAAGCTTCAACAACTGAGTAAAGGAATCACGAggccagaaggaagaaagaacctCAGAGAGATGAGGCCTACAGAAGCTGCTCTTGCCCTCAAAACAATGGATGATTCTGCCAAATTGGAACcttcattttattcatcttctGAGCAGAAATCGTAGCTTGGGGCTGGCTGAGGTGGAGCCCTAACTGGAGAGTGTTCCCCAATGAGCTGGGACGTCAAAGGGCTACATCTCCCTGGGAGTAGGTGAACCAGAGGCAAATGGCCCTCACTTAGATCTGAGAGCTCCGAGGCCATTAAGCTAAGTGAAGGAAACCAATCACAGAAAGAtgaatactgtgtgattccattttgcGAGCCATCTAAAGTACTCAAATTCAAATACACAGAAAGTAGGATGGCAGTTACCCGGGGCGGGGGAGCAGGCAGCAGGGAGTTGTTTTGTAATGGATATAGAGCTTTGTATGATGAAAGAAGTCTATAGATCAGCtgcataacaatgtgaatatactttcGCTACTGAGTTGTACACTTAAAAAGAGGATGGTAAATTTTAAGTTATTCCTATTTTACCATAAGACTCTTGAGTCCTTCGGACtacaagatcaaatcagtcaatcctaaaggaaatcaaccctgaatattcgttggaaggactgacgctcaagttgaagctccaatattttggccacctaatgcaaagagctgactaattagaaaagaccctgatgctgggaaaggttgaaggcaggaagggaaggggatgacagaggatgagatggttggatggcatcactgactcaatggacatgagtttgagccagctccaggagatggcgaagaacagggaagcctggcatgctgcagtccatggggtcagagtcagactcgactgagcagctgaacaacaataattaaaaaataactttaatttcACCAGTCGTAACTTTAGAGTGAAATAATATAATACTCTGAACCACTTACGCTgactaaaaaaattcaaaaagctcCCATTGTTCTTTAGTGTTTATACCACCATGTGGTTATCTTCTAAGATAATAAATGCAGATGCATTCATTTACGCTCTCATACTTTCAGCGGGTGGGGAAGTTATTTAGAGCCAAACGCTTTCTGAACCTTAGTCAGGTCTGTTTCAAGGAAGCAGAGTATCTTGAACCATTCTGGGGATGGGTCTTGATTAAAGTCTTCACTGTTTAAGTCTCCAGTAAAGTTATTATGCCTTGTAAAGATTTTCATAGCTCTAAGACTGAGAAAGCCTCTAATGAGGGTTTCTTGCCCCAGCCCTGATGCAGGATCATAGTCTATTCAGTCTAAAAATAAGGAACAAATCAGTGGCTCCCATCTAACCTGAATTCAGAAAAAACAAAGGCCTCTACAAGCTGGTAGCCAACTGCTCTCCAAACATGCCCTCCCATGGATATCAAGAACTCCATGATATCAACCTCAGTGAAGTCAGTTAGAATAGCAAACATCCATGAAATCTGTATTATTTCTAGTCACTCAAAAAGTTTATCATCATTAATAAGTCCACGAAAAGCCAATCAACAATAAATCAGATTGTACAATGAAAAATGAAGAACTCTTTCAAGGCTCACTGTTGGCATTTATTAACTTGGATATAACCACCTCTCTGAATCTgataggtttgttttctgtgagtttTCTGGACTAGTTTGCTATTAATAACTGCCCTTCCTGCCTCTAGCTGTATTTGAAACAATTCAATCTCGGGATCTTACAGAGCCATGAAAAGAGAAGAGTTCCTTCCAGGCCACCCACTCATCAGCAACTCATCTCCTCGGTCCTCTCACATTATAACAGCCTAACAGTTAGTGTAGCCATTATTATTATCCacatcattattattaatttctcaGTCATATGCTAGGTTAGAGGAAGTGctggaggaaggaaaaggaggaggaaaatgagCAACTGTGACTGAAAATTAAACGTGTCTCCAGATGTCGAGAGCACAGTTACACAGCATCTTGAGAGGCAAGCCTGGTTTGGGACATGCCTCATTTCTCAGGAGCATCCCTAATCCTTCAAGATCATTGtgaaaattttgtaaaatttggcCCATTAAGACATTTGCTGTCTCTGGACGAGCTTGCACTTGGACATATGATGTATGGGCACCATCTGCTAGCATGGGTTGTGTCAGTCCACAGTCTTAATTCCAAAGCAGCTCTTGGCAGAGGAAGAGAGTCAAGCTGCATTGTACTGCAGAGGATGTCCTAACATCTCTTATCTGTGCAAGCTTTTAATAGGATTTGGTTTTATGAAAAGTAGAGAAGGGCCTCCGGACTCATTTTTTCCCACCTTGATGCTGCAGAGGAAGTGGTGAATCTGGTCAAGAACAACAAGTATAGGCAGGTCTGATTTAGCCTAAAAATCTCAAGTACATCTTAACAGTCATCCCTTGATTCATTTGAATTCAATGAAGCAGCTGAGAACTGCCAGCAGCCAGCAGATTCTAATCTGTTAATACTCCACCttacaaacaaaaatcaatattGACATTGTAGATAATGAACTAGTGCTAGCCTTAGCTTCAtttacagagagaagaaagagaaaagatggtACTCTACTACCAGCACAGGCATTCTCACAAGGCACTTAGACCTTGACTGTGAGAAACCTAGAACTCCTATGCCATCAGTTATTAGGTTCCCAGACTGACTCAAAGTCTCTTCCAACCTAGTAGAACAAGACAGCCCAAGGTTGATATGATTAACACACGACAGCTTCACCTTCTGCACCCACTGCACAGACTTTTACACCTACTATGAGGAAGGCCCACCTGGGAAGAGGGCCACATCCCTGAAGGAAAAAGGggttcagaagcatcaatgtGATGAGAATTTTGCTTTATAGATTGCTGGATGGTTCTGGTAATGAAATCCAAATGCAGCAACTCTTTCAAAATCAGGTCACACCTTTGGCACAACTACATGAGGCCTACGGAGGTTTATAAAAGATAATCCCGATGCCATccatggggggcggggtggggagatCGCAAGGAGACAACAGATGTCATATGATGACATCTATATGAAAGTTCAAAACAAAACCACCCTGAAGGAATGAAAACGCAGGACAGATATGCCCAGATCAGATGGTGCTAAATAGAAtaaagaaggaattttttttcagcAGAGAAACCATGTTATGTGACTTAGGAGGAAGTGATGTGAACAAAATAATCTGCCGGATGTGGAACAGCAGCATATAGAAAGGCACTGGGATGAAAACAAGTCAATCAAGATAGAACGAGACAGTTGCTGAACGACTGGGTCGGCTGCAGCTGAAGGGCTGTTCTAGAGGCATGGCAGGAAGATTAATATTTGATTTCAGAGGCAGGGAATCAATTGCTCAACGCCTCTGAAGCCTAAGTGCTTggatttatatttaaatcttagGAAACAGAACCACTGTAGGTCCTTGGGAAGTCTGCAACCTGGATGTAAAATAGTTTTGTTCAAGTGAGTGCCTGGAACCTGGAAGACTGTGGTGCTGAAAATCTAGGAGGATGAGCAGAGGGTAGTGACTGTGGTCACAAAAGAGCACATTTTTCAAGAGGTCATCAGGTCAAAGGTTATTAAGGGGGTGAATCTGACAAAGAGTAAATGAAGTTCCTTATTCAGTTTTCATCTGTGCaaccaggagatccaaccagtctatcctaaaggagatcagtcccgggtgttcactgaaaggactgatgttgaagctgaaactccaatactttggccatcggatgtgaagagctgactgacctgaaaagaccctgatactgggagggattgggggcaggaggagaaggggatgacagaggatgagatggctggatggcatcaccgactcaatggacatgggtttggatggactccgggagttggtgatggacagggaggcctggcgtgctgcgattcatggggtcgcaaagagtcggacacgactgagcgactgaactgaactgaaccgatttATTTATGGCCACACTGTATggctcgtgggatcttagttccctgaccagggactgaactcaggccctcggcagtgaaagttcAAGAGttctaacccctggactgccagggaactctcACAACCATTTAAAGTCTGAGattatttccaaatgaaaaacaacaacaaaagcagttTCCTAACTACTGTTTGGCTTTCGGTCTGTTGTCATATATTGCGccttccctctgtccatgggcccTTCCTATAAGAGTTATCAAGCTCAGTTACAGGAGGGAGCCCGAGTTTTAATactctttgaatttttaaaactttattttgaaataattatagacgCTCAGGAAGTTGCATAAGAGAAGTCCTGTATACATTTCACCAATCATTCcttgtattttaaa encodes:
- the TEX2 gene encoding testis-expressed protein 2 isoform X3, which produces MTSLNGRHAEKTLDMPKPSAPRVHVQRSVSRDTIAIHFSVSGEEEEEEEEEFRELLEEGLDDQSVVTGLEAKEDLYLEPGGGHDPAGAQLILADGLSVSPAVVPVSENTVKLLEPPAPAAQVFGTVPLALSPGSSSSGPLASSPSVSSLSEQKTSSSSPLSSPSRSPILSSSASSSTLSSAKPFLSLVKSLSTEVEPKESPHPPRHRHLMKTLVKSLSTDTSRQESDAVSYRPPDSKLNLHLFKQFTQPRNTGGDSKTAPSSPLTSPSDTRSFFKVPEMEAKIEDTKRRLSEVIYDPFQLFSKIIGEESGSHRPKALSSSASELSNLSSLNGHLESNNNYSIKEEECDSEGEGVGSDPGVPRSDHPQSSEEPAREAELRSSQGSGLKEGGPKTGSLVLEKCSLSALASKEDEEFCELYTEDFDLEPEGENKAEKLPEGPLKPEGLADDGPALESDHEVDSAAQQLELPIKTLGCFVLCVYAYLILPLPHYLSGLLLGIGLGFMTAVCLIWFFTPPSAHKHHRLHKHLQHWNPRSLDIKEPEILKGWMNEIYSYDPETYHATLTHSVFVRLEGGTLRLSKPNKNISRRASYNETKPEVTYISQKIYDLSDSKVYLVPKSLARKRIWNKKYPICIELGQQDDFMSKAQTDKETCEEKPPAERELGGEDPKKPPHPQEGTRSGHRDQILYLFGRTGREKEEWFRRFILASKLKSETKKPPGVSGSRAGVLPSHSRHSSPSGHLTHSRSSSKGSVDELVAQPKQKELVGGVRQKMLLDYSVYMARCVPQENRSPQRSPVQSAESSPTAGKKLPYFMNELTLTELDMGVAVPKILQAFKPYVDHQGLWIDLEMSYNGSFLMTLETKMNLTKLGKEPLVEALKVGEIGKEGCRPRAFCLADSDEESSSAGSSDEDDAPEPSAGDKPLLPGAEGYVGGHRTSKIMRFVDKITKSKYFQKATETEFIKKKIEEVSNTPLLLTVEVQECRGTLAVNIPPPATDRIWYGFRKPPYIELKARPKLGEREVTLVHVTDWIEKKLEQEFQKVFVMPNMDDVYIPIMHSAMDPRSTSSLLKDPPVEAADQL
- the TEX2 gene encoding testis-expressed protein 2 isoform X4; translated protein: MTSLNGRHAEKTLDMPKPSAPRVHVQRSVSRDTIAIHFSVSGEEEEEEEEEFRELLEEGLDDQSVVTGLEAKEDLYLEPGGGHDPAGAQLILADGLSVSPAVVPVSENTVKLLEPPAPAAQVFGTVPLALSPGSSSSGPLASSPSVSSLSEQKTSSSSPLSSPSRSPILSSSASSSTLSSAKPFLSLVKSLSTEVEPKESPHPPRHRHLMKTLVKSLSTDTSRQESDAVSYRPPDSKLNLHLFKQFTQPRNTGGDSKTAPSSPLTSPSDTRSFFKVPEMEAKIEDTKRRLSEVIYDPFQLFSKIIGEESGSHRPKALSSSASELSNLSSLNGHLESNNNYSIKEEECDSEGEGVGSDPGVPRSDHPQSSEEPAREAELRSSQGSGLKEGGPKTGSLVLEKCSLSALASKEDEEFCELYTEDFDLEPEGENKAEKLPEGPLKPEGLADDGPALESDHEVDSAAQQLELPIKTLGCFVLCVYAYLILPLPHYLSGLLLGIGLGFMTAVCLIWFFTPPSAHKHHRLHKHLQHWNPRSLDIKEPEILKGWMNEIYSYDPETYHATLTHSVFVRLEGGTLRLSKPNKNISRRASYNETKPEVTYISQKIYDLSDSKVYLVPKSLARKRIWNKKYPICIELGQQDDFMSKAQTDKETCEEKPPAERELGGEDPKKPPHPQEGTRSGHRDQILYLFGRTGREKEEWFRRFILASKLKSETKKPPGVSGSRAGVLPSHSRHSSPSGHLTHSRSSSKGSVDELVAQPKQKELVGGVRQKMLLDYSVYMARCVPQENRSPQRSPVQSAESSPTAGKKLPYFMNELTLTELDMGVAVPKILQAFKPYVDHQGLWIDLEMSYNGSFLMTLETKMNLTKLGKEPLVEALKVGEIGKEGPRAFCLADSDEESSSAGSSDEDDAPEPSAGDKPLLPGAEGYVGGHRTSKIMRFVDKITKSKYFQKATETEFIKKKIEEVSNTPLLLTVEVQECRGTLAVNIPPPATDRIWYGFRKPPYIELKARPKLGEREVTLVHVTDWIEKKLEQEFQKVFVMPNMDDVYIPIMHSAMDPRSTSSLLKDPPVEAADQL